One part of the Oceanihabitans sp. IOP_32 genome encodes these proteins:
- the rpsJ gene encoding 30S ribosomal protein S10, translating to MSQKIRIKLKSYDHSLVDKSADKIVKTVKSTGAVVTGPIPLPTHKKIFTVLRSPHVNKKAREQFQLSSYKRLLDIYSSSSKTIDALMKLELPSGVEVEIKV from the coding sequence ATGAGTCAAAAAATCAGAATAAAGTTAAAGTCTTACGATCACAGCTTAGTAGACAAATCTGCTGATAAGATTGTAAAAACAGTAAAAAGTACAGGAGCTGTTGTAACGGGACCAATTCCATTACCAACGCACAAGAAAATTTTCACTGTATTACGTTCACCACACGTTAATAAAAAGGCTAGAGAACAATTTCAATTAAGCTCTTACAAGCGTTTACTTGATATCTACTCGTCGTCATCAAAAACAATTGATGCCTTGATGAAGCTTGAATTACCAAGTGGGGTTGAAGTAGAGATAAAAGTTTAG
- the fusA gene encoding elongation factor G has translation MARDLKLTRNIGIAAHIDAGKTTTTERILFYTGVNHKMGETHQGSSTMDWMEQEAERGITITSAATTCDWTFPMENGQPTEDAKDYHFNIIDTPGHVDFTVEVNRSLRVLDGLVFLFSAVDGVEPQSETNWRLADNYKVPRIGFVNKMDRQGADFLGVCQQVKDMLKSNAVPIVLNIGEEDGFKGIVDLVKNRAIVWHDENYGSTFDVVPIPEEMKEEVRQYRALLIEEVASYDENLLEKFMEDEDSITEDEVHAALRAAVMDMAIIPMVCGSSFKNKGVQFLLDAVCRYLPSPMDRESIVGTNPVTGEEEIRKPSVQDPFAALAFKIATDPFVGRLAFFRAYSGRLDAGSYILNNRSGKKERISRIYQMHSNKQNAIDFIEAGDIGAAVGFKDIKTGDTMSDEKHPIVLESMDFPDPVIGIAVEPKTKADVDKLGMALSKLSEEDPTFTARTDEASGQTIISGMGELHLDIIVDRLKREFKVEVNQGQPQVEYKEAITQAADHREVYKKQSGGRGKFADIVFTIEPADEGVTGLQFISEIKGGNVPKEFIPSIEKGFKMAMVNGPLAGYEVDAMKVTLKDGSYHDVDSDQLSFELAAKLGFRNSAKAAKAVIMEPIMKLEVITPEENMGDIVGDLNRRRGQVSDMGDRAGAKTVKATVPLSEMFGYVTTLRTLSSGRATSTMEFSHYAETPSNIAEEVINAAKGVES, from the coding sequence TATTACCATTACTTCTGCCGCGACTACTTGTGATTGGACATTCCCAATGGAAAATGGACAACCAACTGAAGATGCTAAAGATTATCACTTTAATATTATCGATACTCCTGGTCACGTAGATTTTACCGTAGAGGTAAATCGTTCTTTACGTGTACTGGATGGTTTAGTGTTTTTATTTAGTGCTGTAGATGGTGTTGAGCCTCAGTCTGAAACGAACTGGAGGTTAGCAGATAACTATAAAGTGCCTAGAATTGGATTCGTTAATAAAATGGATCGTCAAGGTGCAGACTTTTTAGGGGTTTGTCAACAAGTTAAAGACATGTTGAAATCTAATGCAGTGCCAATTGTTCTTAACATAGGTGAAGAAGATGGATTTAAAGGTATTGTAGATTTAGTTAAGAATAGAGCGATTGTATGGCATGATGAAAATTATGGTTCTACTTTCGATGTGGTGCCAATTCCTGAAGAAATGAAAGAAGAAGTGCGTCAATACCGTGCTTTATTAATAGAGGAAGTTGCTAGTTACGACGAGAACTTGCTAGAAAAATTCATGGAAGATGAAGATTCTATCACAGAAGACGAGGTGCACGCTGCATTAAGAGCTGCTGTTATGGATATGGCCATTATACCAATGGTGTGTGGTTCTTCATTCAAGAATAAAGGTGTGCAGTTTTTATTAGATGCTGTTTGTCGTTACTTACCATCTCCAATGGATAGAGAAAGTATCGTAGGAACAAATCCGGTAACAGGCGAAGAGGAAATACGTAAGCCTAGTGTTCAGGATCCTTTTGCAGCACTTGCCTTTAAAATTGCAACCGATCCTTTTGTAGGTCGTTTAGCATTCTTTAGAGCCTATTCTGGTCGTTTAGATGCAGGTTCTTACATCTTGAACAATCGTTCAGGTAAGAAAGAGCGTATCTCACGTATTTATCAAATGCATTCAAATAAACAAAATGCTATTGATTTTATCGAAGCAGGTGATATTGGAGCAGCGGTAGGATTTAAAGACATTAAGACTGGTGATACTATGTCTGATGAAAAACATCCTATTGTTTTAGAGTCTATGGATTTTCCAGATCCAGTAATTGGTATCGCTGTTGAACCTAAGACTAAGGCAGATGTAGATAAATTGGGAATGGCTTTATCTAAGCTTTCTGAAGAAGATCCTACATTTACTGCAAGAACAGACGAAGCATCAGGACAGACTATTATTTCTGGAATGGGTGAGCTGCACTTAGATATTATTGTAGACCGTTTAAAGCGAGAGTTTAAGGTTGAAGTAAATCAAGGGCAACCACAAGTTGAGTATAAAGAAGCTATTACACAAGCAGCCGATCATAGAGAAGTTTACAAGAAACAATCTGGTGGTCGAGGTAAGTTTGCTGATATTGTGTTTACTATTGAGCCTGCTGATGAAGGTGTAACTGGATTGCAATTTATATCTGAAATTAAAGGTGGTAACGTTCCAAAAGAATTTATCCCTTCAATTGAAAAAGGATTTAAAATGGCTATGGTTAATGGACCACTTGCAGGTTATGAGGTAGATGCTATGAAAGTGACCTTGAAAGATGGATCTTACCACGATGTGGATTCAGATCAGTTATCATTCGAATTAGCGGCTAAACTTGGATTTAGAAATTCTGCAAAAGCTGCAAAAGCTGTAATCATGGAACCTATTATGAAACTTGAGGTAATTACTCCTGAAGAAAACATGGGTGACATTGTAGGAGATTTAAACCGTAGACGTGGACAGGTGAGTGATATGGGTGACAGAGCAGGAGCTAAAACAGTGAAGGCTACCGTACCATTATCAGAAATGTTTGGTTATGTAACTACATTACGAACTTTGTCATCTGGTCGTGCAACATCAACAATGGAATTCTCACATTATGCTGAAACACCTTCTAACATTGCAGAGGAAGTTATAAATGCAGCTAAAGGCGTTGAATCGTAA